The window AAGGAAAATTACAAATTAGTAGTAGGCATAAACGTCAAGTCATAAGTATGACAAGTGTCATATAGGACATATAGGTTATACCAAAATGAAGGAAGTAAAAATCGACTGAATGAACAGCCAAAGGTGGCTTGCTGAGGCATAATAGGGGCTTTGTAGTAGGCGTACTTGAAGCTACGACTTCATTTTAGTTTTTTGCCAGACGAAAATCTCTCGGAATTTTCCCAATCATTATTTTGGTCTTACCTTCCATTGTATATACTCGCCAAACAACACTAATTTCGAAATAAGAAATCGTATGATTTTCCTTTTCAAATGCATTTCATAAATTAAAAAAGAGCCCCATGATTCTTACTAATACTACCTAGTAGTAAAGTGAGATTCATGAGACTCTAAAAGTGGTTCAGTTGTTAAATATTCGTATTAACGATCTTTTTTCAACAAACGTAATGTTTCATCGAATTCTTTCTCAATCTCCGCATTCGGTTTGTACGTCATTAAGCTGACAATAACCGCTACGATCAATGCTAGTACAAAACCAGGGACGATTTCATATAATGCTCCTGAAAGTGTATCATTTGTGCCCCAAACTACTACAACTACAGCACCTACGAACATACTTGCTAATGCCCCAGTAGCAGTGATTTTTCTCCAGTAAAGTGTTAGTAAGATAACTGGACCAAATGCTGCACCGAAACCTGCCCATGCAAATGCTACAAGACCTAGGATTGTCTCATTTTGTTCCCAAGCAAGTATTGCAGCCGCAATAGAAACGACTAGAACGGCAATACGACCATAATTTACGTATGTTCGATCAGATGCATCTGTTTTGATAACTGCTTTGTATAAATCTTCTATTAGAGCTGAAGAAGTAACGATTAATTGAGAAGAAATTGTACTCATAACAGCTGCTAAAACAGCTGCTAATACTAAACCAGCAATAAATGGATGGAACACAATTTGTCCTAGTACGATAAATACTGCCTCAGGGCTTGATAATGCTACATCCGGATTTTGTTGGAAATAAGCAACTCCAACTAACGCAGTTGCCATTGCCCCTACAAGACTTAAAATCATCCAACCGATACCGATTCGACGAGCTTGTTTTGTTTCTTTAACCGAGCTAATAGCCATAAAGCGAACGATAATATGTGGCTGACCAAAGTAGCCTAGTCCCCAAGCTATTGAGGAAATGATACCTGCTGCTGTTGTACCAGCAATAAGACTTAAGTGAGTAGGGTTCACAGCTTTAATAGACTCTACTGTTTCACCTATTCCGCCAGTCATAAATACACCAAAGATTGGTACACATACTAAAGCAAGGAACATCAGTAAACCTTGGATCACATCTGTATAACTAACCGCAAGGAATCCTCCAAATAATGTATAGGCTACAACTACCCCTGATACGACTAAAAGTCCTGTATGATAGTCTAGACCGAATGAGCTCTCAAAGAAAACTCCTCCTGCTACCATTCCAGAGGATACATAAAACGTGAAAAATAGTAAAATAATTAAACCAGATACAACACGTAATAATCGAGAAGATTGCTTTAAACGGCTTTCTAAATAACTTGGAATTGTAATAGAATTGCTTGATACTTCTGTGTATACACGAAGTCTAGGTGCTACGTAAAGCCAGTTTAGATATGCACCGATTGTAAGACCGATTGCAATCCAAGCTTCACCCATACCTGATAAATAAATTGCGCCTGGTAAACCCATAAGTAACCAACCAGACATATCTGCAGCTCCGGCACTAAGTGCAGTAACAGCGGGACCTAGTGAGCGTCCGCCGAGCATGTAATCAGTTAAATTGGCGGTCTTTCTGTAAGAGTACCAGCCAATTGCTAACATAGCGATCATATATATAATAATGGCCGCGAGTTGATAATTTTCTGCTGACATGTTAACATCCTCCTCCTTCTTGTCATCATAACATGGTGATTAACTAGGTGCATCAAAAATTTTGCAATATCCATAATTTCCTATTACTTTAGAATTATCAATTAAACGTATATAAAAAGAGGGAGTGTATTTCTTTGAAGTTTTTTCACACAGCTGATTGGCATCTTGGTAAATTGGTACAGGGTGTATACATGACGGAGGATCAACGTGCTGTATTACAACAATTTCTCCAAGCAATCGATATAGAAAAACCAGATGCAGTAATTATTGCAGGAGATTTGTACGATCGAGCCGTTCCTCCAACGGAAGCGGTTAATCTACTAGATGAAATGTTTGAAGAGATTGTGTTGAAACGCAAAACCCCCTTATTAACTATTGCAGGAAATCATGATAGTCCTGGTCGCTTAAATTTTGGTAGCAAGCTGATGAAAGAAGCTGGCTTACATATTGTGGGTCAATTAAGTCGAAATATGCAATCTATCGTTTTAAATGATACTTATGGAGAGGTGCATTTCCACCTTGTGCCATACGCAGATCCTTCTCAAGTCCGATACCTTATGGAAGAAGAGACAATTATTACACATAACCAAGCCATGAAAAAAATAATAGAATCAATAGAAGAGAAGATGGACAAAACGAAAAGACATGTATTTATAGGACATGCATTTGTAACTCCCCATGGCCAAGAAGAGGAAAATACGAGTGATTCTGAACGTCCTTTAGCTATAGGTGGAGCAGAATATGTAGATGCAAATCTATTCCAACCGTTTCATTACACAGCTCTAGGTCATTTACATCAAGCACACTATGTATTAAACGAAACAATCCGGTACTCGGGATCTCCATTGAAATATTCAATTTCGGAGGAGCACCATAAAAAAGGCTATTTCATCGTGGAGATGGATGCAGAAGGTAAAACGACTGTAGAAAAAAGGTTACTTGAACCTACTCGGGATATGCGAACAGTAGAGGGATTCTTACAGGATATTTTAAAACAACCAGTTAGTGAAGACTATGTGTTCGTGAAACTATTGGATGACACGCCAATTTTATCACCAATGGAACAAATACGTACTGTCTATCCCAACGCTATGCATGTGGAAAGAAAAGCGTTTCAATTAATAGGTTTGTCAGAAGAACAAGAAATTAGACGGACGAAAAAGGATGAATTTACATTGTTTCGTTCGTTTTATACAGAGGTCAGTGGAAAAGAAGCATCTGAAGAAACTGAACAAATTTTTAAAGACGTACTAACTTTACTAGCACAGGAAGAGCGGGAAGGAGGAAAAACTAATTGAAACCAATTCAATTGAAAATGAGTGCATTTGGTCCTTATAAATTTACCGAAACGATCGATTTTACGGAGCTAAACGGAAATCAGCTATTTGTTATTTCTGGAGCAACTGGAGCAGGAAAAACGACTATATTTGATGGGATTTGTTTTGCGCTTTATGGGGCAGGAAGCGGAGAGGATCGTCGCGATACGAAAATGATGCGTAGCGATTTCGCAACAGATGATACACATACATCTGTTGAGTTAATCTTTGAGATAAATAATCGACGTTACCGTATTTTGAGACAGTTAGCTCATGTGAAAAAAGGTAATAAAGGTGCAACAGGTGAACGATACGAATTTTTTAAGGTACAAGCAGATGGAGAAGTACCTGCTGTTGAAAGACAGATTGTATCAGAGATTAATAAAAAAATAGAAGAAATCATTGGATTGACTTTAGATCAGTTCAGTCAGATTGTCATGCTACCACAGGGTGAATTTAGAAAACTATTAACCTCTACTACAGAAAACAAAGAGGCGATATTACGTAAGATTTTTAAAACAGAACCATATAAAATGATTCACGAAAAGTTAAAAGAAAAAAAACTAGTAGCAGAGGCAGAACTAAAAAAAGAACAATTGACGCAGAATAATTTTACGGAAAAAATTATTGCTTCATTTCCTAATAGAGAGTCTAATCTTTTTCAAATGATAGAAGAAAATAACTTTAATACTTTTCAATTAGTAGAAGCATTAAAAGAAGAGACTAGCTTTTATAAAGAGAAGATCACACTAGATGAACGTAAATGTGAAGAAGCGTATGAAAAACATATCAACAAGCAAAAGGCTTACCATGAATCAAAAACTATCAATGACCGCTTTACTGAGCTAGAAGTAAAAGAGAAACAACTTAAAGCTTTAAGAGAACGTGAGGATGAATTCATACAGAAGCAACAACAATTAGAGTCTGCAGACCGTGCAAGCATTATAGAGCCTGTCGAAAGTTATTTCAATGAGCTAGAGCTAGAGGTTAAAGGGAAACAGGATTTATTTGAGAAAGCCAAGAAAGGAAAGGTAGTTGCAGAAGAAACGTTACAACAAGTAGAGGCTATCTTTATAAAAGAATCTAATAATAAGGAAGCGCGAGAAAAAAGTGTAGAGATGCTTATTCACTTAAATGGCCTATTGCCTACATTGGAAGAGTTAGAGACGAAAAGAACTGAGCTACTAAATTTAGAAAAAAATAGCTCCCAGTTGGAACAAAAGCTTGAGATAATTACGACAAGTCTTCAAAGTCAAAAAGAATCTAGTAAAGAACAAAAGCTACAAATAGAGGTGTTAGAAGAACGTGTAGAACCATTAGACAACAGAGTGCAACACCTTGCTTTGCTACAAACACAACATAGTAAGTTACAGGAGTATAAGGTGGTTGATCAGGAACTACATATGCTGATGACGGAGGAAACAAAACAGCAAAATAAGTTCCAACAATGTAAAGAAACTTATGAAGTCATTGAACAACAATGGATAGGAAATCAAGCAAGTATACTAGCATCTAAACTAGTAATGGGAGAGCCCTGTCCAGTATGTGGAAGTAAGGATCATTCAAATTCACATATCGCTAAAGGGGAGCTGAAGGTTGATGAAAGTGAGCTTCGAATGGCAAAAGCAACGTTAAATAAGGAAGAATCTACACTATTAACCTTTAAGGCGAAAAAAGAGACAGCGGAAGCGCAAATACAAAAAGTGCTCGTTCAATTAGAGGAATACGAAGTAGATGCTGGATTAGTGGAGCAGGTAGAAACGGATCTGCTAGATATGCAAAGAGAAGTACAACAGCTTCGTTTAGAAAAAGATACGCTATCTTCATTGAAACAACCTTTTAAAGAGACCTTAGCCAAGATTGAAAGGCTAGAACAGGAAAAACTAGAGGTCGATGCATTATACAGGGAGCAGTCTAGCCAAGCAAAGCAAGCAAAAGCGGTATATGCATCAAAGCTAGCCTCAATACCTAGTCATATACCAACCTTACAGCATTTAAAATCAGAAATCACTCAGGCAACGAAACAAAAGGAACAATTAGAAAAAGCTTGGGAAGAAGCACAAAACAGGATGAAAATTGCCCAAGATGCAAGTACAAAAGCACAGTTGTCACTTGAGCATACACAAGCATCTTTAAAGGAAATAGAACTAAAGCGTGACAAGGCACTAGAGCAGTTTTATAAAGCTTTAAGTAAAGCATCTTTTGCAACGATAGACTCTTATATAGCTGCCAAACTAGCTGAATCAGAACGGGAAGCACTTAAATTACAATGTGAAGAGTACAAACAACAGCTTCATACAGTAACGGAACAAGTAAGAGAAGGGAAAGTCCAACTGGAAAACAAAACAAAAGTGGATCTGACACCCCTAGAAGAAGAACTGCATCAGTTGAAAGCCGCTTATGAGCAAGCTTTAGCAGTATGCAATAGTACGAGGGAATACGAAAAAGCAGGAAGAGAGATAGAAGAAAAGATTGCAACTACAAGTGATCGAATTACATTGTTGGAGGAACAAGTATATCGAATTATGGACCTTTATGACATATTAAGAGGACATAACCAGCTAAAAATATCATTTGAGCGATATGTCCAAATTGAGTACTTAGAGCAAATTGTCCAGGCAGCAAACGAACGCTTAAAACATATGTCGAGTGGCCAATTCCAATTGCTTCGAAGTGAAAGACAGGAAACGCATGGGAAACAAAGTGGTCTTGGGTTAGATGTATACGATGCATATACTGGTCAAAAACGAGACGTAAAAACATTGTCTGGTGGCGAAAAGTTTAATGCCTCTTTATGTTTAGCACTAGGAATGGCAGATGTTATCCAAAGCTTCCAAGGTAACATCCGCATCGAGACAATGTTCATCGATGAAGGCTTCGGGTCTCTGGATGAAGAATCTCTAAACAAAGCAATTGATACATTAATTGATCTACAAAAGTCAGGTCGCATGATTGGCGTCATCTCCCATGTAGCAGAGCTAAAAGCAGCAATCCCTGCCATTTTAGAAGTAGAAAAACAAAAAGAAGGCTATAGTAGAACAAAATTTGTCATTAAATAAAGGAGATATTCAAATGGATCAGGATAGATTCTTTTTAGAGCTGGCATTGGAAGAAGCGGAGAAAGCATTGCAGGAGAACACGTATCCTGTAGGTGCGGTTATTGTAGATGAAGATTTCAACGTGATCGGAAAAGGGAGAAATAGAGTGCACTCTAGCCAAGATATTACAGCACATGCTGAAATAGATGCTATGCGAAACGCAGGGTCCACTATGTTTGATGCCAAAATTAACAACAAAAAGTTCACGCTTTATAGCACGCTGGAACCTTGTCCTATGTGTACGGGAGGAATTTTATTTGCTAAAATTCAACGAGTCGTTTGGCTACTAAATGACGACCAAGGGTTTGGTGGATATAAGAAGATTAAAGATTCCTCCATTTTTGGGGAAAAGTTTATTCGTATTGAAATGATTGAAGAACCATGGGAAGATTTGAAAAAGAGACAGCTAGATTTAATGGCTAACTGGGCAACGAATCCTAACAATGTGATTTCGCTACGTAAGAAGGCGCAATAGGATGTGTTAATCTTATAAAGATAATTACTTCTATTTTTAAAGAATAATAGTATTTGAAAAGTCCCATGAACATTGAGTTCATGGGACTTTAACAAATGAATAATACTGCAGATTGCACGTTTCCTGTAGTAGAAGATCCAATATCTATTACTAACCAAGGAATCCTAATTCCTGGTTGAAAAACTGGTGCAAGTGGCTAGAACCTGTATTAAACTATCTAGTCATTGGACAATAATCTGCTATATAATAAGTATTAAAAAATGAAATAGTTGGAAATGGAGAAATATACTTGTCATACATTCTAGTAGTTATATTGGCGGGCACAATAAGTTTATTTCTTAGCTTGTACATACTAGTAAAAGCTAAAGATGCTCCTGGCGGAAAGTCGTATATTAGAGTTACATTTTTATCATCGATCTTCACCTATGCTTATGCTTTTGAATTAGCAAGTACATCCTTAAAAGAAATGAAGTTTTGGCTTGGTATCGAGTATCTTGTTATGCCTTTTATACCAATATTTGTCCTATTCATGTGTATGGAGTATGTCGGGCATAAAATAAAAACGTGGAATTATGGACTTTTTGTCATTCCCCTCACTACGATTTTTATGATGCAAACAAATGAACTACATCATTTTTATTACAGAACGATAAAGGTAGATAGGAGTGGTCTATTCCCTGTACTAGATTTAGAATGGGGTCCTTGGTTTTATGTTCATGCCATTTTCCTATTTGTATGCTTAATAATATCGGTCCTAATATTGCTAAAGGAATTTCAAAAATCCTTATTTATGTTCCGCATGCAAATTTTATTGATGGTGGCAGGTTTGCTTATTCCAATCATAGCAAATTATTTTTATCTAAATGATTGGAGTAATGGCATTGATCTTGGACCAATATCATTGAGTATCACTTTTATGTTCCACGGTGTGGCTCTTTTAACCTTACAAATGTTCAATGTGGCACCTATAGCTAGGGAAAGTGTATTTGAAAGTTTAAAAGAAGGCGTGATTGTGTTAAACCAAAATCGGGTAGTAGTTGACTATAATAAAGCCGTATTAAATGTGATTCCCACCATGAGCTCGCATTATATTGGTAAACCAATTGCTGAAGTTCTCGTTCATAATCCCTTACTTACAGAGAAGTTAGAAGAGGAACAGGAGTGCGATTACACCAATCTTCTAGAGTCGGGGGCTACACACTTCCGGATTAATTTTTCAGAAGTTGTGAATAAAAATGGATCACATGTAGGTAAAATTATTACCTTTGTCAATGTTACTGAAAAAGTGCGGATGGAGGAAAAGTTAAGGCAGTTGGCAAGTTTAGATGGCTTAACACAGTTGTTTAATCGCACATTCTTTATGAGAAAATCTGAAATGATATTTGATGACTTGATGTTGGATGGGGGGAGTGTCTCCATAATAATGTTTGACATCGATCATTTTAAAAGGGTAAATGATACGTTTGGACATGCGGCAGGAGATATAGTATTGACTAATGTTGCAAGTATTGCAAAGGAAAACCTACGAGTTATAGACTTTATAGGCCGATACGGCGGGGAAGAATTCATAATATGCATGCCTGAAACCTCTTTAACGGAGGCTACTTATAGAGCGAATAGAATTCGGCAAATGGTAGAAGAAAGTTTTACGATTTTCAACGAAGAGGAAATTCTTGTAACTTCAAGTTTTGGGGTATCCAATGTTCTCATGGAAGCAGGAGAGAATAGATACTCTGTCCAACAGCTAATTAGACAAGCTGATCAAGCTTTATATGCTGCCAAACATAAAGGTAGAAATTGCGTGGAGGTCTATGAGGCAAATGAGATCTTTATGCAAACTTAGTATAAACAACTCACCTTAAAGTGTTTATTGATGGGAGACCGGTCGTGACGCAGTCATGACCAACCTCATAAAAAATCAAACGGTAATTATATAGCGACAAGTCTGTTTAAACCCTTCGAAAACAGTAGAAACAAGTTTTGACCTTAAAGGAACGGGTGTTTTTTTGGGGGGATTTTTTAAAGATTAAGAAAGTATATAGAAATGTCCTATGAATACTGGGTTCATGAAACTTAAGAGAACGAATAATCCTATGATTTTCATTTCAGGTGGACGCTTTCCGCGGGCACGGCTTCAGCTCGCGCTGTTCCCGCCGGAGTCACCACCTTGCAATACAATCAATTAGGCGCGTAGTACTACATTAGAAGATTTGGCATAGCATATCACTTAGATAATAAGATTAACTCAAGTGAATGTAGGGAATGATTTGTAATCGCTGATGAAGTAGAAATACTGTTATTCAATGATAGATGGTGGCAGACAATTTTCCTTTTAATAGTGGAAATAAAGAAAAATAGTTAGTATGTATCGAATAAAGAAGTGTAATAGCGAACGAAATTGTATCTTCGAGAGTTTACTCTATGAATAGGAAAGTGTCTTTTCTTTAGTTATCCAAAAACGCACTAACCTGTTTCTAAAAGTTGTAGGAGGGTGACGGACAGCAACTGCCATAAGATTACCGAAAAAAGTGAGTATTGGTTGTGACAATCGTCACAACCAATACCCACTAAAAATTCACTCGGTAATCCTATAGCAAAACGTCTGTCCAAAGTCCTTCGAAAACGATAGAAATAGGTTTTTACCTTAGAGGACTGGGCATGTTTTTTGCCTAGTTTTCTTATACTTAAGAATGAGTCTAACCTTAAATTTCCCAAAAGAAAGTCGTAACATGGAGAAGACAGACAACTCTACTAAGGTGTGCTGGTAAATTCGCTTATTGAATCGAGAAATTCATCACTATTGACTCCCATTATGTTGTTACCTGAATATCCTTCTGGATCAATGGATGCAGGATTAGCACCATACTTATATAGTGTAGCTGCCATGTCATAATTCTCATAATAAAAGGAAGCAGTTAATGCATTTGTGTAGTGATCTTCTGTGTTTGGATTAGCACCAGATATTAATAATAACTCTGCAATTGCATTATTATCCGTATAAACCGCATGGTGTAAAGCCGTCGTATTTTCTGCATCTCTTTCCTCTAAATTTACCCCATTAGCCACAAGTTCACGGACCGCTTCCTCATCATCAGCTAAAACTGCTTCCATAAGTGGTGTCAAATTAAGTGACTCCTCAGCTAAAGGATTAGTACTCTCTAATGTGGAAGTCTCTGTAGTGGTCTCCGGTAAAAACGATTCTTCCTGCAATAAGTCCCCAGAAAAGAAGCGTTCATACTTTACTGCACCAGTTACCATAATTGCTATTACTCCTATATATCCAATGATGAAAATACCAGCTAGGGCACCAATGCCAAGTGCGATTTTTGAAGTATTAGGATAATGATGTGGAGTTCCCTCTACTTGCATGAAATGCCCCACTGCTTGGACCCGTTTTGGAGTAGTCGGGTGAGATGACAGTACTTCACTCAACCAGACAATCACATTCGATTCGGTAGTAATTTGTTCTAAGTAAGCATCCTCATTAACCTCTTTATACAATTTTTTCCCGATGCTCAAAATGGTTAGCCCACGCTTTGCAGCAGCTCCATCTCGTATAAAAAATGCTGCATGTCTGTCACAAGTATACTCACAGGAACGACTATACGCTTGTGATAAAAAAGGTACTAAACGTGCAGGCATGATAATCATGTTTTTCCAAATATGATTGCGTTTTATATGCGCAAGCTCATGAGCAATGATGAAATCGAGTTCAGCATTACCTTGCTCTCTAGCAAGCTCAAAAACTTCTGAGTAAAGAACAACCATATGTTTTCCTAAAAAAAAGCTCGCAAAAGCATTGAATGCCCCTTCCGAGTAAACTACGAATATATCCGGCACCCTTTTTAAGCCCATCTCTTGAGAAATATGAATAACTCGTTCATATACATCGGGAAATTGTTTTTCACTAATACGAATCCCATTTGCCCGAATATAACCTAACGACATGAAAAGTGCATAAATACTTATTAAAAAAACTACTAGTAAAATAGCTATTCCAACTAAAGATGCAATTGCAATAAAGTAAATTAGAGCACTGAATATAATACTTAATATAAAATATGGTATTTCGCGACTCGATCTTAACTGTGTATCTGTCATATTCTACCTCCCACTTTCATTAAGTTACCAAATGATACAGTTTAAGTCAATTTAATAAATGGATGTTTTTCACACAATT is drawn from Psychrobacillus sp. INOP01 and contains these coding sequences:
- a CDS encoding nucleoside deaminase, coding for MDQDRFFLELALEEAEKALQENTYPVGAVIVDEDFNVIGKGRNRVHSSQDITAHAEIDAMRNAGSTMFDAKINNKKFTLYSTLEPCPMCTGGILFAKIQRVVWLLNDDQGFGGYKKIKDSSIFGEKFIRIEMIEEPWEDLKKRQLDLMANWATNPNNVISLRKKAQ
- a CDS encoding histidine kinase N-terminal 7TM domain-containing protein, with the protein product MSYILVVILAGTISLFLSLYILVKAKDAPGGKSYIRVTFLSSIFTYAYAFELASTSLKEMKFWLGIEYLVMPFIPIFVLFMCMEYVGHKIKTWNYGLFVIPLTTIFMMQTNELHHFYYRTIKVDRSGLFPVLDLEWGPWFYVHAIFLFVCLIISVLILLKEFQKSLFMFRMQILLMVAGLLIPIIANYFYLNDWSNGIDLGPISLSITFMFHGVALLTLQMFNVAPIARESVFESLKEGVIVLNQNRVVVDYNKAVLNVIPTMSSHYIGKPIAEVLVHNPLLTEKLEEEQECDYTNLLESGATHFRINFSEVVNKNGSHVGKIITFVNVTEKVRMEEKLRQLASLDGLTQLFNRTFFMRKSEMIFDDLMLDGGSVSIIMFDIDHFKRVNDTFGHAAGDIVLTNVASIAKENLRVIDFIGRYGGEEFIICMPETSLTEATYRANRIRQMVEESFTIFNEEEILVTSSFGVSNVLMEAGENRYSVQQLIRQADQALYAAKHKGRNCVEVYEANEIFMQT
- the putP gene encoding sodium/proline symporter PutP, with product MSAENYQLAAIIIYMIAMLAIGWYSYRKTANLTDYMLGGRSLGPAVTALSAGAADMSGWLLMGLPGAIYLSGMGEAWIAIGLTIGAYLNWLYVAPRLRVYTEVSSNSITIPSYLESRLKQSSRLLRVVSGLIILLFFTFYVSSGMVAGGVFFESSFGLDYHTGLLVVSGVVVAYTLFGGFLAVSYTDVIQGLLMFLALVCVPIFGVFMTGGIGETVESIKAVNPTHLSLIAGTTAAGIISSIAWGLGYFGQPHIIVRFMAISSVKETKQARRIGIGWMILSLVGAMATALVGVAYFQQNPDVALSSPEAVFIVLGQIVFHPFIAGLVLAAVLAAVMSTISSQLIVTSSALIEDLYKAVIKTDASDRTYVNYGRIAVLVVSIAAAILAWEQNETILGLVAFAWAGFGAAFGPVILLTLYWRKITATGALASMFVGAVVVVVWGTNDTLSGALYEIVPGFVLALIVAVIVSLMTYKPNAEIEKEFDETLRLLKKDR
- a CDS encoding AAA family ATPase, which translates into the protein MKPIQLKMSAFGPYKFTETIDFTELNGNQLFVISGATGAGKTTIFDGICFALYGAGSGEDRRDTKMMRSDFATDDTHTSVELIFEINNRRYRILRQLAHVKKGNKGATGERYEFFKVQADGEVPAVERQIVSEINKKIEEIIGLTLDQFSQIVMLPQGEFRKLLTSTTENKEAILRKIFKTEPYKMIHEKLKEKKLVAEAELKKEQLTQNNFTEKIIASFPNRESNLFQMIEENNFNTFQLVEALKEETSFYKEKITLDERKCEEAYEKHINKQKAYHESKTINDRFTELEVKEKQLKALREREDEFIQKQQQLESADRASIIEPVESYFNELELEVKGKQDLFEKAKKGKVVAEETLQQVEAIFIKESNNKEAREKSVEMLIHLNGLLPTLEELETKRTELLNLEKNSSQLEQKLEIITTSLQSQKESSKEQKLQIEVLEERVEPLDNRVQHLALLQTQHSKLQEYKVVDQELHMLMTEETKQQNKFQQCKETYEVIEQQWIGNQASILASKLVMGEPCPVCGSKDHSNSHIAKGELKVDESELRMAKATLNKEESTLLTFKAKKETAEAQIQKVLVQLEEYEVDAGLVEQVETDLLDMQREVQQLRLEKDTLSSLKQPFKETLAKIERLEQEKLEVDALYREQSSQAKQAKAVYASKLASIPSHIPTLQHLKSEITQATKQKEQLEKAWEEAQNRMKIAQDASTKAQLSLEHTQASLKEIELKRDKALEQFYKALSKASFATIDSYIAAKLAESEREALKLQCEEYKQQLHTVTEQVREGKVQLENKTKVDLTPLEEELHQLKAAYEQALAVCNSTREYEKAGREIEEKIATTSDRITLLEEQVYRIMDLYDILRGHNQLKISFERYVQIEYLEQIVQAANERLKHMSSGQFQLLRSERQETHGKQSGLGLDVYDAYTGQKRDVKTLSGGEKFNASLCLALGMADVIQSFQGNIRIETMFIDEGFGSLDEESLNKAIDTLIDLQKSGRMIGVISHVAELKAAIPAILEVEKQKEGYSRTKFVIK
- a CDS encoding exonuclease SbcCD subunit D, which encodes MKFFHTADWHLGKLVQGVYMTEDQRAVLQQFLQAIDIEKPDAVIIAGDLYDRAVPPTEAVNLLDEMFEEIVLKRKTPLLTIAGNHDSPGRLNFGSKLMKEAGLHIVGQLSRNMQSIVLNDTYGEVHFHLVPYADPSQVRYLMEEETIITHNQAMKKIIESIEEKMDKTKRHVFIGHAFVTPHGQEEENTSDSERPLAIGGAEYVDANLFQPFHYTALGHLHQAHYVLNETIRYSGSPLKYSISEEHHKKGYFIVEMDAEGKTTVEKRLLEPTRDMRTVEGFLQDILKQPVSEDYVFVKLLDDTPILSPMEQIRTVYPNAMHVERKAFQLIGLSEEQEIRRTKKDEFTLFRSFYTEVSGKEASEETEQIFKDVLTLLAQEEREGGKTN
- a CDS encoding M48 family metallopeptidase produces the protein MTDTQLRSSREIPYFILSIIFSALIYFIAIASLVGIAILLVVFLISIYALFMSLGYIRANGIRISEKQFPDVYERVIHISQEMGLKRVPDIFVVYSEGAFNAFASFFLGKHMVVLYSEVFELAREQGNAELDFIIAHELAHIKRNHIWKNMIIMPARLVPFLSQAYSRSCEYTCDRHAAFFIRDGAAAKRGLTILSIGKKLYKEVNEDAYLEQITTESNVIVWLSEVLSSHPTTPKRVQAVGHFMQVEGTPHHYPNTSKIALGIGALAGIFIIGYIGVIAIMVTGAVKYERFFSGDLLQEESFLPETTTETSTLESTNPLAEESLNLTPLMEAVLADDEEAVRELVANGVNLEERDAENTTALHHAVYTDNNAIAELLLISGANPNTEDHYTNALTASFYYENYDMAATLYKYGANPASIDPEGYSGNNIMGVNSDEFLDSISEFTSTP